Genomic segment of Triticum aestivum cultivar Chinese Spring chromosome 6A, IWGSC CS RefSeq v2.1, whole genome shotgun sequence:
CACTGAACAATTTGGGCAAAAAGACGACGAACTGAAAAAGGAACATGCTAGACAAAATTCGGCGTGAAAGCACATCACAACAATGCAGGATAGTTCTTTTGCTTTCTGATTTTCAGGGTCCTGGTTTCAACAGAAAATTGGTTCCAACCACACATTCATTTCCGTCATCTTAAACAGAAGAGGGAACCATAAATAATTCCTGGACTTCTTATCTTGAGAGATTGCAGGCAATGCTTTCTTCTCTATCAAATGGcatcaactcatggggcttaaggaATCAACAGATATCCAGTTAGGCAAAGAGCAAACAAACATAATTTACCAGATTACCATGCAGAGTGAAAACTTTTTCGCGCCATATGCAGCTACCAATTCTCATAGCCCGTTCTTGGTTCATGTAAATCTGAAATTAGTCGGCATTTCCCCTCTGCATGCGGCATCATAATCTTCAGCAAGGTTCGGTGCAGCTTCCTTGTGAGGGCATATGAACGTCTCCACAAATACCATCTCGGACACCCTGACAATTGTCCCATAGGTCCAGTGGCGATCTAGCAATCCATTTGCCTTAAGAAACTTTATAACATAGCACCGTGGCTTGACTCGGCCCTCCAGACTAAGGCAGAGCATTACCGGGCAATGAGCAAGGTACGCCGGTTCCAACCCCATCTCAGAGATAAGAAACTCCGACTTGCTCTGCATTGTCTGATTGGATTTGGTCAGCATCAGTGGGGCCTTACGAAGAGCAATGCCCACCTCAGCATCCGACCACCTGAACGTGTTCCTTAAGTACTCCACTTTGGCGGCGAGCTTCTCCTCACTAAGGGATTCAACAGCCTTCAAAGTGTGCCTGAACATCCCCGATCCACGGGGCACACCGAGACGTTCCGCGCACGCCAGCATCACCTGGACGCGCTCCGGCTTGGCACTGAGCAGCCATGGCACAGCGAGGCAGAGCTTCGCAATATCGGAAGTGCCTAGCCCGCACTCCCGCAGTAACTCAATATTGGGCTTGACCACCCTCTCTGGATCAGAACTGAGAAAGTACTTGTATTTCTTGAGCCCCCGGAGAAGGCTCTCGGAGGAGCTAAAGAGGGGGAGGTAGTACTCCAGCCCGGAAACGACAGATCTAGAGCGGAAGCTGCGGGGTGCGAGCGAGGCGACGCGCGCGATCTCAGAGCGCGATAGGCCGAGGCCGGTGAGCCCGGCGAGGATGGGAGACAGGGTTCTCTCGACGCCGGCGCAGAGAAACTTCGGGTCGCGGGCCACGAGTGCGGCGACGTCGGCGCTGGATaggccgaggccggcgaggaaggcgagCACGGCGTCGGGGTTCGTGGGGGATTTGAGGTGGGAGAGCTTGGTGGAGGCCTTGAGGGCCTGCGCTCGGGTGAGGCCGCAGGTGTCGACGAGGTAGTCCTCGACGGCGAATCGGGGGCCTGGGGagacggcgggcgcggcggcggagaggaggcggTGGAGACAGGGGACGGGATGGGTGGCGGGCGAAGAGGGGGGATGGGTGAGGATGCAGGTTCGGAGGCGGAGCATGGCGCCGGTGCAGGGGACGTCGCCGGCGGCGACGGGGGAAGTGGGGAGGTTCGCCGCCGCCGGCTGTTGGTGGCTTGGTGGTGCGGAGCTCGTATTTTTTTTTCTTGAGGCAATGGTGCGGACTGCGGAGCTCGTGGTCTGGCTTGTTCGAAAAGAGCAGCACGCAAACCTGGCCAAACCAGCCTGTTAAATGGGCTGGCAGGAAAGCCCGCGTGCCTGGCCCGTCATGGGCCGGCACGGCACGAGGCGAAGTGGGCCAGGCACGAGCACGGCCCAGCCCGGCACGGCACGCAGAGTAATGGGCCAGGCACGAGCACGGCCCAGCACGGCACGGCACGCACGGCACGGGAGGGGTTCCATATCGATAGCAGCAGAACCAGAAAGAGCCGTTGGCAGGGAAATCCCTATtcgccgctcgctgcggcaaaATGTCGGGCTACCGCACAGGCCAGCGCAGCGAGCAACaaacctgggccggcccactaatACATAATGCGTCCAACCGGTTTTGGGAActttctagaaggttccctgaaccggtTTTTTCCTGTATCGTTTCTTCTGGTTCTTTTTCGGCTTTCTATTGTTTTTTTCATTTCTCTTTTTTCGTTCCTGTTTCTTTTTcatatttttcatttttcttttttgtttcattttctttttcaagtttatttttctttctcaGAACTTGTTCGCGGTTTTACAAAAAATTatgattttattttttattcctttttcttttcttttcttttctaaaaaaatgaaaaattTAAATTTTGCTcgtgtttccaaaaaatgttttaaaaattcaaaatatgttctcgCTACACAAAAAGGTATAAATCTTTCAAAATTCAGActggatttcaattttttgttcacacattcaaaaaatgttcatgcttccaaatttgttcagaatttttcaaaattgttcttcatttcaaaatatattctcaaaattcaaaaaatgttcgtactttaaaaaattgttcgcgcttccaaatttgttcaggaTTTTTCAAAGTTGTTCTCTGTTTCAAATTTGTTCttaagattcaaaaaatgtttgggaattgaaaaaaatgttccagctttcctaatttgttcacaaattcaataatagttcatgtttttcaattttgttcacaaattcaaaaaatgttctggaagttttaaaaagtaaacatttttattttttgttcacaaattcaagaaatgttccctttttccaaatttgttcacatcaTTAAAATGTTCCTGTTTTACAAAAATTGTACGAAAATTCGAAAAtgtttttattttgaagaaaataTTCATAATTTCGAAAGATTCAGTTGTAGGAGGTCGTCGATTTGACCCAATAAATGGACTGTAGTTTTTAGGATTTTTTGCAAATTAATGTTTAAGTTTAGTCTCTGTCGTCTACATCTTTAACTGTCACACTGCGAATTGAACATGAGATGGTCTGTGTCGCAGTGGTTTGCACGACAGGCCAATTGGTTGAAGTCTCGTGTTCGAGCTACAGCGCTAGTGCGATTTTCTTTTTTTGCAATTTTTCATCTCGGGAATGTGCCGCCGCGTGCTactgtaaatgggccggcccacgctaGCCGCTCCTGTGCGAAGTGCCAGCACTTTCCAGCAGTGAGCGGCCTATAGGAGCTCCCCGTTGGCAGAGCCGTTGGCAGCGATGGGGGGAGCGAGGGGGGAGCGTGTGACGTGCCCTCCTCCGATGGCAGCGATGGGTGGGGTTTAGTGGGGGTTAGAGGGCTTTAGGTATGTTTTGTCTCATTTTTGAATATTTGAACGTTGTAGGGCAAATTAGGTCCAAAAAAATGTCAGATTTTTGCTATAAAAAGGGCTGCCCACCCCTCTCATTTTCACACTCAAACCTCCTCTCCCTCTTATTTCTCACACTGACTCAAACATGGATGATCCCATGGGTAATGATCCCGGCTGGTTAAATTTCGATACTAGTGATCTAGATGTGGGCATCCCCGAGAGGATGGATCCTACAGCCCACAATACCACCGCATACCCCTCTTCCGACGAGTATGTAGCGTCCGGCAGCCAATCCACTACCAGTCTAGTACCTCCACCTCCATCGGCACAAAGAGGGTTCGACGCAAAACCTCATCGTGTTGGGACCATTTCAAAGAAGAAATAGTCGTGGAGGACGGCGTCAACGTGTTGAAAGCTCGGTGCAAGAGATGCACCCGCTTGCtttccacgggggggggggggggggcaaggaggAACCGGCCACctcaacaggcacatcctcaagcACGAGAAAGTGGACAAGCAGTCTGCGGGGACACAGGCCACGCTCAAATTCAACCATGACGGTACGGTACAGAACTTCATCTATGATCCTGATCTTCATAGAGAAGGAATCTGTCGTTAAATTGCTTCTAATGATTTGCCATTAGGTTTTGGTGATTCGCCCGGTTTTATCGAATACATTCAAAAATCTCATACTCCTAGTTTCAAATCAGTTTCTAGACAAACTACAAGTAGGGATATGACAAAATTATGCAAAACTAGTCTTCAAAAAATAAAAGATGATTTTACTACATGCACTTTTTCAGTCTCTTTAACATCTGATATCTGGAGTGGTCGGGCAAAGCAAGACTACATTAGTGTGGTCGCTCATTATGTTAACAAAAAATGGGATCTACAAAAAAGAACTATAGGATTTGAATTAATTGACGAAGCACACACGGGTCTGACCGAAAAGATATTTGCAGTAACTTTGGATAATGCTTCAGCAAATACAACTGCAATGGAGAGCCTCAGTCCTCTATTTTCTGTATATGCTGCATCTTTTTTACTGCATCAACGTTGTGCTTGTCATATAATTAATCTTATTGCTAAATGTGCTATCAAAAGATGCAAGAAAGAGGTTGAGACTATACGCACTGCAATTTCTTTTCTTGGTAACTCTACTCAGCGAATTACTAGCTATAAGAGATATTGCATAGCAATAGAACAAATTCCTCATAAGTACGATCTAGACATGCTTGTTAGATGGAACTCTACATATATGATGCTTAAGGCAGTTATCCGAGACGAAATTGCATTCTCGGGATGGATTAATGCAAATATGGGAAGAGAACATCTCACTGCTGATACTTGGGATGTTGCTAAAGCTTTGGTCAAGTTTTTAGAGATATTTTATGATGCAACAATTTCTTTGTCTGGGGTTTATTATCCCACATCTCCTTTAATGATGCACACTCTTGTAGACATTGCATCTCACTTGCAAGCATATGAAAATAATGTTTTATTAAGTCCTATGGTTTCTCGCATGAAACTTAAATATTGCAAATATTGGGTGAAGATTCCTATTTTGTATGCATTTGCATTTATCTTGGATCCTAGGGTTAAACTTGAATTGTTTGCTAGTGCACTCGCTGTACTAACTGGGGCCCTAGGGATAGACTATATCGCTTATTCCACTGAGGTTCGTGATAAGCTTTCTGAAGTTTATGCTAAGTACGATCAAAAGTATGCCGGAGTTCGCATGCAGCGGCCTCCACCAGCACCAACTGGAAAAAAGAAAGGAGCGTGGAGCAAGTTATTTGGTTCTTCCACCTCTGCCCCAAGCTCTTCCACATCAGGACCATCGCCTGTGCTTTTAGGTGGTGGGGAGTTAGCGAAGTACCTCAACAACGACAAAGTCAGCTTCAATGAAGATGAGGACGACGACTTTGACATAATTCAGTGGTGGCATGAACACAAGGTTACATATCCGGTGCTTTCCATATTAGCACGGGATGTGTTGTCAGTACCCGTCTCATCTACATCATCAGAGTCTGCTTTCAGTCTAGCTGGAAGAATACTTGAGGAAAGAAGGACGAGTCTCCCCCCGGATATGGTGAGAACACTCATGACCGTGAAAGACGGAGAACTAGCCAGAAGAAGAGGCCAACACACTGCGGAAAACAACGAACTGATGGCCACGTTCGAAGATCTTGCACTCGAAGACGAAGAGAACGAAGAGTAGTTGTAGtctttctattttttccttttgtAATTTTCTTATgcttttgtaattttctttttcttttgtaacCTAGAGCGTGGCTTTGTACTCTTTTACTTCCCAGGGATGGAAGGTTTTAATGAGGCAGTCACTAATAAAGCTCGAGATTTATCCCACATGATGGCACTTTCCTCATTTTAATTTTTTGGACTTATTTTTGCCTAACGTGCCTACCGTGCCTAGCGTGCCAGCCCATGTAAAAGTAGTAAGTTTTTTGGCTATATAAAGGGCTGCCTACCCCCTCTTATTTCTCACACTCAAACCCCATCTCATTTCCACACTCAACACATGGATGTTGCAAATGTTCGACGAAGAGTCTCGCCCGTCTGGAACTACTTTGATGAAGAAGTATTTGTGGTGGATGGTGTCAACGTGCGTAAAGCTAAGTGCAAAAGATGTGGAATCTTTTTGAGCCTGGTGAACGGAGGAATCGGACACCTTCATCGCCATAAGCAGAAACACGACAAGACAGACGAGCAGGCTGCAGGGCACCAAGCCATGTAGTTGTACTCTTTGTAATTTTCGTTTTTTTATCTTGAGCATGGCATTATACTCTTTTACTTTTTAGAAACGGAAGGTTTTAATGAGGCATGCTTTAATAAAGCTCAATATTTATCCCACATGATGACACATTGTCATATATTTTTTCAACTTTCTATACTTATTTTCTGACATACAAACTTTCTTCTTATTTTCTGGATGTAATAAACATCCTACAATTCTTTGGAAGTAATAAACGTAGCAAAACTTACTGTTGCTATCGTGCTAGTGCCAAAACATACCAGGTACAGCGAAACATGTACTAAAAAAAACGAAGCGagacgtgcatgcatgcatgcatgaaggcTGCAGCCTGCAGCCCTGCGTTGCTGCATCGATGGCACAAGCCGACGAGCGCGCCTGCAGCCCTGCACCGCCCATGCGCGCTTGCTCCAGCCAGACGTGCTTTTTTttagtttttatcatttatgccattgGTTGTGTTCCACTACTCAATTTTGCCATTAAGaatttcaactgctcaaaaatgccatcgctttGTTAGACACATGTTCAAAAATGCCATTGGGCATcattattgtgatctcaaatctcttttgccatgttataatgacataaatacctatgaaccaacatgccagctctccttcTATCttactacaataaagtgtggggcccaCTTGATCCAACGACGTTCTTATTTTtctataaaattattcgcttggttactcctgacaagtggggccacacttatcattgtgagatagagagaactgacatgtgggtctaggcttatttttgtcatataacatggtcaatgagtttgatgtgaaaataacgatgtctaatggcatttttgaggaaacatctaacggaacgatggcatttttgagcaaacatctcacggatcgatggcatttttgagtagttgtaacttctaatggcaaaactgagtagtgggacacaactagtggcaaaaatgataaaaaccCCCTTTTTTTGAAAAATCGGGCCACCTCGTGCCGGCGGGCCACCTCGGGCCAGACGTGCCTATGGGCCAGCACGTCTAGCCAGGGGCCGTGCCTGGGCCTCGAAGGCCAGCACGCGTGCCGGCCCGGCACGGCCCGAGTAGTTCGCGTGCCTGAGCGGGCCGTGCCGGGCTGGCCCATTTGGCCAGGTTTGGCAGCACGCATCGTCTTCAAAGCCCACGAAGGAAATCTATGAGGCCAACTTGAGGCCCAATAGCCGAACACCAAGGCCCAGTATACACCAAAGAAGGCGACGGGGAGCTGATCTATAAAAAAAGGGGAAGCGGCTGTGTGTTGGGAGCAATTAATTGAAGGGTAATTCCACTCAAAAAAATTGAAAGGTAATTTTTCCTCAAGTTTTCTTTTGCGGGGTAAATGAATGTTTTATTCCATAGAGATAGGGTTACAGTCAAGTGGAAAAAGAGCCTCAATACATGATAGTACCATTTATCGGAACCACGTCAAAAATCTTCGAGtcttcaattgcgtttgcacactccaatcacatccctttactttcttgcaaattgcatgttttacttttcgctgctcaaatactcttgccatgcttgcttgaatgtatTATGAATGGTTAAATTTGTGCTAAAACTCCATCGTaccttaacttaaagaaattaaaaaatgttacttttctttgctaagagtctattcacccccctctagacacctcttctcaatcctttcaattggtatcagagcattggtctccattgctttagTTTAAACatctttggaggaagatggatgaatctacgttggggagtcttagacatagagtgcctatacttgatggagagttctttcatgagtggaaaattgagatgcttgagatttttaatgaatatcatttgaacaagtacattactagcccttgtgcgcatcttgttgatcccttgcatcctacccttgatgagtctattgacatgatctgtaatcttagaactgtcaatttaatcactagaggtttgcctagaaacttgtgtgctagcttgcctgctcttgattgtgcttataccatatggagattccttgaggaacgatttccaaactactCCTTGCAAAActtggatgaaattcttcataagtctattgccttgagtaagatgagttcgactgaccccaaatttggtgactgtctatttgagcttactaatcttacgcgtaccaaaggagatgttggaatcattagcaatatcatcttcgaagccattagaattcataaagatgactattgtgatgaccatttatctaataaattaccctctctaggaattgatccatcacaagacgatgttgaacatgaatactatgatgaggatgatgatagtgacttttatcttgatgagtctatgagacactttggtcttatggctaatctacgcggctacatggctggaggaaaggaatgggttcttgatagtgggtgtaccgatcacatgaccagagacaaggatatgtttcgtgagcttgctgaaaatgacgaccctcgaaagtatgtcccttttggtgacaactcaaagggtaaggtggttggcctcggtaaggtggccatctcacaggTAGCTTCATACAAAATGTtttgctcgttgaatctcttggatataatctactttccgtatctagacttgctgactttggtttcaatgtcctatttactgaagtagattgccaagtgtttcgtagagataaccaCAATATGGTCTTTACTGGtttacgtagaggtgatctttacattgttgatttcactaaaaaggctcaacctagaactttcttaattgctaaatcttctaaaggttggttgtggcatagaagattaggtcatgtgggcatgcaaaatcttgataagcttattaaaggtgatcacatccttggagtaaaagatgttatatttgacaaggatagattatgcagtgcttgtcaagcaggaaaacaagttggaggagtcatcccgtgaagaacagcatgaccacgaggagaccgctcgagctacttcatatgtatctctttggtcccaatgcctacaaaagtctcggtggtaactcatttggtctagtcatagtcgatgatttttcaagatttacgtgggtgttctttcttgatgataaatcgcaggtccaaaagatctt
This window contains:
- the LOC123131874 gene encoding uncharacterized protein yields the protein MLRLRTCILTHPPSSPATHPVPCLHRLLSAAAPAVSPGPRFAVEDYLVDTCGLTRAQALKASTKLSHLKSPTNPDAVLAFLAGLGLSSADVAALVARDPKFLCAGVERTLSPILAGLTGLGLSRSEIARVASLAPRSFRSRSVVSGLEYYLPLFSSSESLLRGLKKYKYFLSSDPERVVKPNIELLRECGLGTSDIAKLCLAVPWLLSAKPERVQVMLACAERLGVPRGSGMFRHTLKAVESLSEEKLAAKVEYLRNTFRWSDAEVGIALRKAPLMLTKSNQTMQSKSEFLISEMGLEPAYLAHCPVMLCLSLEGRVKPRCYVIKFLKANGLLDRHWTYGTIVRVSEMVFVETFICPHKEAAPNLAEDYDAACRGEMPTNFRFT